Proteins from one Hymenobacter gelipurpurascens genomic window:
- a CDS encoding GNAT family N-acetyltransferase, with translation MPLRLLRHHEIDLAAWDACVSSAREVVPYAHSWWLQATAGRWDALVKTDDETGRYLSIWPLPIKRRLSGLEVYQPPFTQQLGLLTSQKQVRPAIREVWDHRSAGLRYTKIYTQFNDQNELVPAGKFSIGLGHSFLVCTHRQTYQLSLAVAYETLEVAYAADYRRRLRQLYASRLTVRATTDAEPLLTLFQETKGYEAGLKRRHYSVLRNLLVALQQRQLSEILEVWHPETKELLAAALFVKYRTRLIYLFAAASAEGKKAGAPLLLLDHQIRRYAGTPGLILDFEGGMIPSIARFFANFGATPVPYAAFSCISHRPWYLSWMR, from the coding sequence ATGCCATTGCGCTTGCTTCGCCACCACGAAATAGACCTTGCTGCCTGGGATGCCTGCGTGTCCTCGGCCCGCGAGGTAGTGCCCTACGCGCACTCGTGGTGGCTGCAGGCTACCGCTGGCCGCTGGGACGCGCTGGTAAAAACAGACGATGAAACTGGCCGCTATCTGAGCATATGGCCCCTGCCCATAAAGCGTCGGCTGAGTGGCCTAGAGGTGTACCAGCCGCCCTTCACGCAGCAGCTAGGCCTGCTCACGTCCCAAAAACAGGTGCGTCCGGCCATTCGGGAAGTGTGGGACCATAGGAGTGCGGGGCTGCGCTATACAAAGATCTACACCCAATTCAACGACCAAAACGAACTAGTGCCTGCCGGAAAATTTTCGATAGGCCTAGGCCACAGTTTTTTGGTCTGCACGCACCGGCAAACGTATCAGCTAAGCCTGGCAGTGGCCTACGAGACGTTGGAAGTGGCCTACGCCGCCGACTACCGCCGCCGGTTGCGTCAGCTTTACGCCTCTCGTCTCACAGTCAGGGCCACCACTGACGCTGAGCCATTGCTGACGCTTTTCCAAGAAACCAAGGGCTATGAGGCTGGTCTGAAACGCCGGCATTACAGCGTGTTGCGTAACCTACTAGTGGCTCTGCAGCAGCGCCAACTGTCGGAAATACTGGAAGTATGGCACCCCGAAACCAAAGAGCTTCTGGCCGCTGCCTTGTTTGTGAAGTACCGTACCCGCCTGATTTACCTGTTTGCAGCTGCCTCTGCCGAAGGCAAAAAAGCGGGCGCACCACTACTGCTGCTCGACCACCAGATTCGACGCTATGCGGGTACGCCGGGGCTGATTCTGGATTTTGAAGGCGGTATGATACCGTCAATTGCTCGTTTTTTCGCCAATTTCGGGGCCACGCCCGTGCCGTACGCGGCCTTCTCCTGTATTTCTCACCGACCTTGGTATCTCTCATGGATGCGCTGA
- a CDS encoding DUF2306 domain-containing protein has translation METFLLLNRWLHIAAGFTGFFVAPVALAVRKGGTAHRLWGRVFFWSMLVAGSTAIVSASLQGLTFLLLTGIFSLYLAQFGYRSLQHKRMGEGQQPAFYDWASGLLGLIIFLGTVAYGVLHRPFNPVPLVFGGIGVMTTVRQLLAFRRPGAWPAGQWLRNHISGFVGSYIAAVSAFSATSLKFIPFPINFLWPTAVLVPLLIWLQRRYVPTRGSSSALAAVSVSK, from the coding sequence ATGGAAACCTTCCTGCTCCTGAACCGCTGGCTGCATATTGCCGCCGGTTTCACCGGATTCTTTGTAGCCCCCGTGGCGCTAGCGGTACGGAAAGGCGGAACGGCTCATCGGTTGTGGGGCCGGGTATTCTTCTGGTCGATGCTGGTAGCTGGTAGCACGGCTATTGTTTCGGCAAGCCTGCAGGGACTGACGTTTCTGCTGCTTACCGGCATTTTTAGCCTCTATCTGGCACAGTTTGGCTACCGCTCCCTGCAGCATAAGCGCATGGGGGAGGGCCAGCAGCCTGCCTTCTACGATTGGGCGAGTGGCCTACTTGGCCTAATCATCTTTCTCGGAACAGTGGCCTACGGAGTGCTGCACCGCCCCTTCAACCCGGTGCCTCTGGTATTCGGTGGTATTGGCGTCATGACGACGGTCCGGCAGCTGCTGGCTTTCCGCCGACCCGGCGCCTGGCCAGCGGGCCAATGGCTGCGCAATCATATTTCCGGCTTTGTGGGCTCCTACATTGCCGCCGTATCGGCCTTCTCGGCCACCAGCCTGAAGTTCATTCCGTTTCCAATCAACTTCCTGTGGCCTACCGCCGTGTTGGTGCCTTTGCTGATCTGGCTACAGCGGCGCTACGTGCCCACTAGGGGCAGCAGTTCTGCGCTGGCGGCTGTTAGTGTCAGTAAATAG
- a CDS encoding ADP-ribosylation/crystallin J1 — translation MRHEPSALLLYWPVDQQELDLIAASGWLEFPPRLPEQPSFCPMLQEAYAAQLARSWDNAGAGVAYVLRFAVDAEYAACFPVRSSIGGLEQQSFCVPAEELPDFNQQLLGQIEIVAMVEVA, via the coding sequence ATGCGTCATGAACCTTCTGCCTTGCTGCTGTACTGGCCTGTTGATCAGCAGGAGCTGGATTTGATTGCGGCTTCGGGGTGGCTGGAGTTTCCGCCGCGCCTTCCAGAGCAACCCAGCTTCTGCCCGATGCTGCAAGAGGCCTACGCGGCCCAGCTGGCCCGCAGCTGGGACAACGCGGGTGCTGGAGTGGCCTACGTGCTGCGTTTTGCTGTAGACGCGGAGTATGCCGCCTGCTTCCCAGTGCGCTCTAGCATTGGTGGCCTAGAGCAGCAGTCGTTCTGCGTGCCCGCCGAGGAGTTGCCCGATTTCAATCAGCAGCTACTTGGCCAGATTGAAATTGTGGCGATGGTAGAAGTGGCCTAG
- a CDS encoding YifB family Mg chelatase-like AAA ATPase, protein MLTKTFGSSVQGVNAYTITIEVVVSQGTGFFVVGLPDNAIKESQQRVEAALKFKNYRMPRTKVVVNMAPADIRKEGSSYDLPIALGILHASQQLNTELLGQYVVMGELALDGALRPIRGVLPIAIQARKEGFKGFILPKENALEAAIVNNLDIIPVETMQEAVDFLEGRQHIEPLVIDTRDVFQNTANQYAADFADVQGQENIKRALEIAAAGGHNVIMVGPPGAGKTMLAKRLPSILPALNMQEALETTKIHSVAGKLGTNSSLLNSRPFRSPHHTISDVALVGGGGNPQPGEISLAHNGVLFLDELPEFKRTVLEVMRQPLEERRVTISRAKLSIDFPANFMLIASMNPCPCGYYNHPEKECVCGPGVVQRYLNKVSGPLLDRIDLHVEVTPVTFDQMTETRRSETSQDIQQRVEGARQRQAERFREFPDIHSNAMMPSQMVKDICRINQAGHTLLKTAMERLGLSARAYDRILKVARTIADLAGTDDIRIEHLAEAIQYRSLDREGWAG, encoded by the coding sequence ATGCTTACTAAAACCTTCGGCTCTTCCGTGCAAGGAGTTAATGCTTATACTATTACCATTGAAGTAGTTGTATCGCAAGGAACAGGCTTTTTTGTGGTGGGCCTGCCTGATAATGCTATTAAGGAGAGCCAGCAACGGGTGGAGGCTGCGCTCAAGTTTAAGAATTACCGCATGCCTCGCACCAAAGTGGTGGTGAATATGGCGCCCGCCGATATCCGCAAGGAAGGTTCCTCCTACGACTTGCCCATTGCGCTGGGCATTCTGCATGCCTCGCAGCAACTCAATACGGAGCTACTAGGCCAGTATGTGGTGATGGGCGAACTGGCCCTTGATGGGGCATTACGGCCTATTCGGGGCGTATTACCCATTGCTATTCAGGCCCGCAAGGAAGGCTTCAAAGGCTTTATTCTGCCCAAAGAGAATGCGCTGGAAGCCGCTATTGTCAATAACCTCGACATTATTCCTGTCGAGACGATGCAGGAAGCTGTAGACTTTCTGGAAGGACGCCAGCACATAGAGCCGCTGGTAATTGACACGCGCGACGTATTTCAGAACACCGCCAACCAGTACGCCGCCGACTTTGCGGATGTGCAAGGCCAGGAAAACATTAAGCGTGCCCTGGAAATAGCAGCGGCGGGCGGACACAACGTAATAATGGTGGGCCCTCCGGGTGCCGGCAAAACGATGCTGGCCAAACGGCTGCCCAGTATTTTGCCGGCCCTGAACATGCAGGAAGCGCTGGAAACCACGAAAATTCACTCGGTAGCGGGCAAGCTGGGCACAAACAGCTCGTTGCTGAACTCAAGACCTTTTAGAAGTCCGCACCATACTATTTCGGATGTGGCGCTGGTAGGTGGCGGCGGCAACCCGCAGCCGGGCGAGATTTCCTTGGCGCACAACGGTGTGCTGTTTCTGGATGAGCTGCCGGAGTTTAAGCGCACCGTGCTGGAAGTAATGCGGCAGCCCTTGGAAGAACGCCGCGTGACCATTTCGCGGGCTAAGCTCAGCATCGACTTTCCGGCAAACTTCATGCTCATAGCCAGCATGAACCCCTGCCCTTGCGGCTACTACAACCACCCCGAGAAGGAATGCGTGTGCGGCCCCGGTGTGGTGCAGCGCTACCTCAATAAGGTGAGTGGCCCCCTGCTGGACCGAATTGATCTGCACGTGGAAGTAACGCCCGTCACGTTCGACCAGATGACGGAAACGCGCCGCTCCGAAACCAGCCAAGATATTCAGCAGCGGGTGGAAGGTGCCCGGCAGCGCCAGGCCGAGCGGTTTCGGGAGTTTCCGGATATCCATTCCAACGCCATGATGCCTTCTCAGATGGTGAAGGATATTTGTCGCATCAACCAGGCTGGCCACACGCTGCTCAAGACCGCCATGGAGCGCCTAGGCCTATCAGCCCGCGCCTACGACCGTATTCTGAAAGTAGCGCGCACCATTGCCGACCTAGCTGGCACCGACGACATCCGAATAGAGCACCTGGCCGAAGCTATCCAGTACCGCAGCCTCGACCGCGAAGGCTGGGCGGGATAG
- a CDS encoding quinone-dependent dihydroorotate dehydrogenase: MYKALLKPLFFQLDAERAHHLVFDNLKRMSRMPGATALLRGLYDFRDSGLEREVFGLTFRNPVGLAAGFDKNAVLTDELAALGFGFVEIGTVTPRPQPGNPTPRLFRLPTDEALINRMGFNNEGATAAAARLRHRRSDMLIGGNIGKNKDTPNELAAHDYVACVEALHEVVDYFVVNVSSPNTPNLRQLQEREPLIQLLQQVQERNQSLPTPRPLLLKIAPDLTDGQLDDILLIARETNLSGLVATNTTISRDGLLTPAGQVAALGAGGLSGKPLRQRATEVIRYLHRHSSGQLPIIGVGGIHSPQDAQEKLAAGASLIQLYTGFIYEGPGLVKRINQALVSA, encoded by the coding sequence ATGTACAAAGCTCTGCTGAAACCTCTTTTTTTCCAGCTCGACGCCGAGCGGGCTCATCATCTGGTATTTGATAACCTGAAACGGATGAGCCGGATGCCGGGTGCTACGGCGCTGCTACGGGGGCTCTACGATTTTCGCGACTCTGGCCTGGAACGGGAGGTATTTGGGCTGACTTTCCGGAATCCGGTGGGCCTGGCGGCGGGCTTTGACAAGAACGCTGTGCTGACGGATGAGCTGGCTGCGCTGGGCTTTGGGTTTGTGGAAATCGGGACGGTGACTCCGCGGCCACAGCCGGGAAACCCGACACCGCGCTTGTTCCGGCTGCCCACCGATGAGGCCCTCATCAACCGAATGGGCTTTAATAACGAGGGCGCGACGGCAGCTGCTGCCCGCCTGCGTCACCGCCGCTCCGATATGCTGATTGGCGGTAACATCGGCAAGAACAAGGATACGCCTAATGAGCTAGCGGCCCACGACTACGTGGCCTGCGTAGAAGCCCTGCATGAGGTGGTGGACTACTTTGTGGTGAATGTATCGTCGCCGAACACGCCTAATTTGCGCCAGCTGCAGGAGCGCGAACCCCTGATTCAGCTATTGCAACAAGTGCAGGAGCGTAACCAGTCGTTGCCCACGCCTAGGCCACTGCTCCTCAAAATAGCCCCCGACCTAACGGATGGCCAGCTCGACGACATCCTGCTCATCGCCCGCGAAACCAACCTGAGTGGCCTAGTAGCCACCAATACTACCATCAGCCGCGACGGATTGCTGACACCGGCCGGGCAAGTAGCCGCGCTGGGAGCCGGTGGGCTTAGCGGCAAACCACTGCGGCAGCGAGCCACCGAAGTAATCCGCTACCTGCATCGGCACAGCTCCGGGCAGCTACCTATTATTGGGGTTGGCGGTATTCATTCGCCTCAGGATGCACAGGAGAAACTGGCAGCAGGCGCCTCCCTGATTCAGCTCTACACGGGCTTTATTTATGAAGGTCCTGGCTTGGTCAAGCGCATCAACCAGGCACTGGTTAGCGCCTGA
- the lpcA gene encoding D-sedoheptulose 7-phosphate isomerase, with protein MSELLTNLVQAELTEARAVLDRFLQDPANLQAIEQAARLIAGALDEGGKVLTCGNGGSLCDAQHFAEELTGRYRQNRRALAAIALTEASHMSCVANDFGYDYVFSRYVEALGRPGDVLLAISTSGNSPNVLLAAEAAKEAGMKVVSLTGKDGGKLAHISDVEIRVSHMGYADRIQEVHIKAIHIMIMLIEQLVK; from the coding sequence GTGTCCGAACTGCTTACCAACCTCGTTCAGGCCGAGCTGACCGAAGCCCGCGCCGTCCTCGACCGATTTCTGCAAGACCCTGCCAACCTGCAGGCAATTGAGCAAGCCGCGCGCCTGATAGCCGGTGCGCTTGATGAAGGCGGTAAAGTGCTGACCTGCGGCAACGGCGGCAGCCTCTGCGATGCCCAGCATTTTGCGGAGGAACTCACGGGCCGCTACCGCCAGAACCGCCGCGCCCTGGCCGCCATTGCCCTCACCGAAGCATCTCACATGAGCTGCGTAGCCAACGATTTCGGTTACGACTACGTGTTCAGCCGCTATGTGGAGGCGCTAGGCCGCCCCGGTGACGTATTGCTCGCCATCAGCACCAGCGGCAACTCGCCTAACGTCCTCTTGGCCGCCGAAGCAGCAAAGGAAGCCGGCATGAAAGTGGTGAGCCTGACGGGTAAAGACGGTGGCAAACTGGCCCATATCAGCGACGTAGAGATCCGGGTGTCTCATATGGGCTACGCCGATCGTATCCAGGAAGTCCACATTAAGGCCATTCACATCATGATCATGCTGATTGAGCAACTGGTAAAATAA
- a CDS encoding ABC transporter ATP-binding protein, protein MKTYLRILQYARPWAIFLPQYLLYTVLTIIFSIANFTLIIPLLKVLFDKTDTVKLQAPASLPTFTPTIQWVSDTFYYFFADVLADRGKLGALAFVCVVVVISVLLSNVFRYLSLRLLAKVRARVIRNLRHDLYHRIIGLQLSFFSNERKGDLMSRFTSDVQEVETSVVNTMTAVIKEPLTIVAYFVVLFHISVPLTLFTLILLPISGGVIATVAKRLRTQAKQSQSTLGTMLSVIDETLGGVRVIKAFNAQDYIKGKFEAQNDQYARTSRAIDNTRDLASPFSEFAGVSVVAGLLYFGGTLILGGQSNLTGETFIGYVILFSQVLTPAKALSSSFGNIQRGLVAGERVLSIIDTEPAIRDKPDAKVLPPFEQQIELRNLQFSYGDTPVLQDINLTIQKGKTVALVGPSGGGKSTLADLLPRFYDPTGGQMLIDGHDVRDCTIHSVRDQMGIVTQESILFNDTIFNNIRFNTQATEAEVMEAARIANAHDFITASPEGYQTVIGDRGSRLSGGQRQRLSIARAILRNPPILILDEATSALDTESEKLVQEALTRLMQNRTSLVIAHRLSTVQHADEIVVLQHGRIVERGTHEQLLRNEGGLYKRLSLMQTTNAALV, encoded by the coding sequence ATGAAGACTTACCTCCGCATTCTGCAGTACGCCCGCCCGTGGGCCATTTTCCTGCCGCAATACCTGCTGTACACAGTGCTGACCATCATTTTCAGCATTGCCAACTTTACCCTCATTATTCCGCTGCTGAAGGTATTGTTTGACAAGACGGACACAGTGAAGCTACAGGCACCTGCTTCGTTGCCCACATTTACGCCCACTATTCAGTGGGTTTCCGATACGTTTTATTACTTCTTCGCCGATGTGCTGGCCGACCGCGGCAAGCTGGGCGCGCTGGCGTTTGTGTGCGTGGTGGTAGTGATATCGGTGTTGCTAAGCAACGTTTTCCGCTACCTGAGCCTGCGACTGCTGGCCAAGGTGCGCGCCCGCGTTATCCGAAACCTGCGCCACGACCTATACCACCGTATCATTGGCCTACAGCTCAGCTTTTTTAGCAACGAGCGCAAAGGCGACCTGATGTCGCGCTTCACTAGCGACGTGCAGGAAGTGGAAACTTCCGTGGTAAACACTATGACGGCCGTTATCAAGGAACCGCTCACGATAGTGGCTTACTTTGTGGTGTTGTTCCATATTTCGGTGCCGCTGACGCTATTTACCCTGATTCTGCTACCGATTTCGGGCGGCGTTATTGCCACGGTGGCCAAGCGCCTGCGCACCCAGGCCAAGCAAAGCCAGAGTACCCTCGGCACCATGCTTTCCGTGATTGATGAAACGCTGGGCGGCGTGCGGGTTATCAAAGCCTTTAACGCCCAGGACTATATTAAAGGCAAGTTTGAAGCCCAGAACGACCAATATGCCCGCACCTCCCGCGCCATCGACAACACCCGCGACCTGGCCTCTCCATTCTCCGAATTTGCTGGCGTTTCAGTCGTAGCGGGCCTCTTATATTTTGGCGGCACGCTGATTCTGGGTGGCCAATCGAACCTGACGGGCGAGACGTTTATTGGCTATGTGATTCTGTTTTCGCAAGTGCTTACGCCGGCTAAGGCGTTGTCGTCATCGTTCGGCAACATCCAGCGGGGCCTGGTGGCCGGCGAACGAGTGCTGAGCATTATTGACACCGAGCCCGCTATCCGCGACAAGCCCGATGCCAAGGTGTTGCCGCCCTTTGAGCAGCAGATTGAGCTACGCAACCTACAATTCAGCTACGGCGATACGCCCGTGCTCCAGGATATCAACCTCACCATTCAGAAAGGCAAGACCGTGGCGCTGGTAGGCCCTAGCGGCGGCGGCAAAAGCACTCTCGCCGACCTGCTGCCCCGCTTCTACGACCCCACAGGCGGCCAGATGCTCATCGATGGCCACGACGTGCGCGACTGCACCATTCACTCCGTCCGCGACCAGATGGGCATCGTCACGCAGGAAAGCATTCTGTTCAACGATACCATCTTTAACAATATTCGCTTCAACACCCAGGCCACCGAGGCCGAGGTAATGGAAGCCGCCCGCATTGCTAATGCCCACGACTTCATCACGGCCTCGCCAGAAGGCTACCAAACGGTTATCGGCGACCGGGGCTCCCGGCTTTCAGGTGGGCAGCGGCAGCGCCTGAGCATTGCCCGCGCCATTCTGCGCAACCCGCCCATCCTAATTCTGGACGAGGCCACCTCTGCCCTCGATACGGAAAGCGAAAAACTCGTACAGGAAGCCCTCACGCGGCTCATGCAAAACCGCACCTCCCTGGTCATTGCCCACCGCCTGAGCACCGTGCAGCACGCCGATGAGATTGTGGTGCTCCAGCACGGCCGTATTGTAGAGCGCGGCACCCATGAGCAGTTGCTGCGCAACGAAGGTGGCCTGTACAAGCGCCTGAGCCTGATGCAGACCACCAACGCAGCCTTGGTATAG